The genomic segment gaatcttgAAACAGTTTAAATTGTTTTTGAACGTCTGTTTTCAAGCTGATGTTCTCCTCCACACATTGCTAAGAACGCGAATCAATAGAACCGCAAACATCAAGAAACATTTCGTTCGGTATTTGTGCGCATTCTCGTTCAATGGCTGCTCTTAGTTCTTCGATTGTTGTCGGTTTTGTACCgtaaactttatcttttaagtatcCACATAAAAAAGATAGTCTACTGGTGTGAGGTTGGGTGAACGTGGAGGGTACCTTACTGAACCTCTTCGTCCAACCCGTTTGTTTCGCAAGATAGACTCTCACATTGATATTGTAGCTTGAGGTCCTTTGAATGCAGAAGGCAGTCTACTGGACCACCACGTTCAATCTACATGTTTCGCTAAACCTCAACAAAGTAGAACCTCACATTACTATAGTAAGGTGGTGGTGCCTAATCTTGCCAGAAATAAAACTCTGCATCTTCAAAGTCCTCTTAGATGCTTGGCATAACAGATTAACGCAGTAAGTTTAAGCAAATGGCACTAATCACAGTAGTGTCAAAAATTCTTTAGATGATACTGTAACGCCAGGTAAATTAACACAATGTTTCTCAGTAGTATGTGGATTCTCATGTACCTCATAAGCACAGTTGCAGTGGTTAATCGAGCTACTTAATTTGAATGTAGCCTCATCACACCAAACAATGTTGTAGGAAAGTGTGCATTTTCTACACATCTTGCCAAATACCGCTCGCAAAACTCATCTCATCAGTCCGGATCATCTTCTTTAAGAACATAAACTATTCTTGGAATATAAACATTTCCAATGACAGCGTTTCAAAATACGATGGATGCTTGATTCTGAAATTCCTATCTCACAACTCGCTTACTgcacagattttcttgaactTTGGCAATATGTTTCTAGTACCCTTTCTTGCTTTGTGGGGTTCATTAATGTCTGTGATCTTTGGAACGTTTCTTGTGGATATTCTGAACAATTCCATctgcttcaaacttatctctaattcgagTGGAGGTAAACCGCGCAGGTGGTTTTGTTTGAAACTCTATCTCTTAAactggcgttttcaaacttcaaGTAGCACTTTAGGCTAAATTTCCTTGTGTAGCTCCCTTCGTTATTTCTCATGGGTTAAATCTAAAATGAAATGGATATTGAGTTATCAGCTGTCCAAAATGTAATGTAAATACCTGTTTTGGGTCGCCCNNNNNNNNNNNNNNNNNNNNNNNNNNNNNNNNNNNNNNNNNNNNNNNNNNNNNNNNNNNNNNNNNNNNNNNNNNNNNNNNNNNNNNNNNNNNNNNNNNNNNNNNNNNNNNNNNNNNNNNNNNNNNNNNNNNNNNNNNNNNNNNNNNNNNNNNNNNNNNNNNNNNNNNNNNNNNNNNNNNNNNNNNNNNNNNNNNNNNNNNNNNNNNNNNNNNNNNNNNNNNNNNNNNNNNNNNNNNNNNNNNNNNNNNNNNNNNNNNNNNNNNNNNNNNNNNNNNNNNNNNNNNNNNNNNNNNNNNNNNNNNNNNNNNNNNNNNNNNNNNNNNNNNNNNNNNNatacacacatacatacatacacacatacatatacactcgcaaatactttttttatatatacatatatgtacgctgGCTGGAATGTTTGTAGGGTGATTAGCAAAGTTGTCTTAAATGAGTTCAGATAATTCTCAAGAGGGAATTTGGCAGGTATGGATGGAAGGGTGTAGGTGTGAGGGCCAGTGAACTAGAAATCAAAATTGACACAACAGTTACAAGGACGTCCAGTTAAGTTGTTTCGCcagtttcttgttcttttattttctattaaaaggaagaaggaaaacaaactgccagtaaatatacacatgaaGGAATAATTTCGGTAATTAGGTTgacaagataaaacaaaaaatatctctCTACCTACACTTTCACTGCCTGACTTGTATCCAGTTCTCtccttttatgtttatttaattatttttttgttttgttttgttatatttctttcttttcgtggGGAGTGGTCTGGAATTTAAAATGTGCTTACTGTTTACCGAAGGTGTTaagttattttttgtatttcgaACATTGAAAGACAAATAAAAGTTGCATTTCAGGTAacgcataaaataaaataagaaagttGGGGATGGCTGAGTTGATAAGATGCCGGGTGATAGGTGAATGATATGTTTCTTGTGACAGGTAGAGTTGATGGCGTCTCTGCTAAAGACATCTAAATCTCATTGCACAACCCCAAAATATTGATGAGAAAACAGCAGAAAGCCTACAAAGTACCCTCTATGCAGACTTTCTATAAAAAGCAGCTGAATCTCCTGTATCGTAGCCATTCAGAAGTATCTGCACAGAAGCAACtggtcacacacatatatgtacatatatatgcaaatctacatgtatatttatatgtaaacatacacacacacacacacagatgtataatatgtgtgtgcgtgtgcatgtatgcatatatgcatgcatgtatgtacgtatatatatatatatatatatatatatatatatatatgtgtgtgtgtgtgtgtgtgtgtgtgtgtgtgtgtgtgtgtgtgtgtgtgtgtgtgtgtgtgtgtataaatatatatatgtatgtagtaaaataaggattcagatagaatcgggtacttgaaaagatatgcaccaggtaAAGTGCACATCTTACCtggtgcatagatatatacatacgtacaaacagcAGGAGTAAGCTAGACCGGTAAAGCAGAATTCTAGGTTaatctgtaccaagcggcttcactctgtattctttagctttgttactatggcaacaatccggatacttattgatcaaaccgcttatatatttatataatacttaaccctaaccataaccctaaatgcatatatatatatatatatatatatatatatatatgcatttagacgatgtctgatcaaaaagtattgtCATTGTTGCAATGGTACCGGAATATTGGTTCTcgctcacttctgttgtttatcACAGTATCTGGAAGTAAAGAGTGTAGAGTGTGGACGTCTCACTGAGAAAATTGAGCTGAGAATCTGCAGCAAATTTTTCCAAAGGCTTGGTGATACTTGTTTAGAGatctacgcaaagttgcagaaagtgtatgaagaggagTGTTTGAGTTGAACACGAGTGTACGATTGgttcaaacgtttccaagatggccaacaGTATGTCGACAATGACGCACGTTCTAGGAGGGTCATAACCAGCAGAAGTGATAAAAGCATCGCAGATGTATGTGCAGCTGTTCGAATCACGATGCATGAATTGTCAGAGGATGTGAacattagttacagttcagttcagttcattctgactgaagatttggatatgagactTCTGTCTGTCAATTttgtggtaatatatatatatatatatatatatatataNNNNNNNNNNNNNNNNNNNNNNNNNNNNNNNNNNNNNNNNNNNNNNNNNNNNNNNNNNNNNNNNNNNNNNNNNNNNNNNNNNNNNNNNNNNNNNNNNNNNNNNNNNNNNNNNNNNNNNNNNNNNNNNNNNNNNNNNNNNNNNNNNNNNNNNNNNNNNNNNNNNNNNNNNNNNNNNNNNNNNNNNNNNNNNNNNNNNNNNNNNNNNNNNNNNNNNNNNNNNNNNNNNNNNNNNNNNNNNNNNNNNNNNNNNNNNNNNNNNNNNNNNNNNNNNNNNNNNNNNNNNNNNNNNNNNNNNNNNNNNNNNNNNNNNNNNNNNNNNNNNNNNNNNNNNNNNNNNNNNNNNNNNNNNNNNNNNNNNNNNNNNNNNNNNNNNNNNNNNNNNNNNNNNNNNNNNNNNNNNNNNNNNNNNNNNNNNNNNNNNNNNNNNNNNNNNNNNNNNNNNNNNNNNNNNNNNNNNNNNNNNNNNNNNNNNNNNNNNNNNNNNNNNNNNNNNNNNNNNNNNNNNNNNNNNNNNNNNNNNNNNNNNNNNNNNNNNNNNNNNNNNNNNNNNNNNNNNNNNNNNNNNNNNNNNNNNNNNNNNNNNNNNNNNNNNNNNNNNNNNNNNNNNNNNNNNNNNNNNNNNNNNNNNNNNNNNNNNNNNNNNNNNNNNNNNNNNNNNNNNNNNNNNNNNNNNNNNNNNNNNNNNNNNNNNNNNNNNNNNNNNNNNNNNNNNNNNNNNNNNNNNNNNNNNNNNNNNNNNNNNNNNNNNNNNNNNNNNNNNNNNNNNNNNNNNNNNNNNNNNNNNNNNNNNNNNNNNNNNNNNNNNNNNNNNNNNNNNNNNNNNNNNNNNNNNNNNNNNNNNNNNNNNNNNNNNNNNNNNNNNNNNNNNNNNNNNNNtccgtcgcttacgacgtcgaaggttccagttgattcgatcaacggaacagcctgctcgtgaaattaacgtgtaagtggctgagcactccacagacacgtgtacccttaacgtagttctcggggatattcagcgtgacacagtgtgacaaggctgagcatttgaattacaggtacaacagaaacaggaagtaagagtgagagaaagttgtggtggaagagtacagcagggttcgccaccatcccctgccggagcctcgtggagctttaggtgttttcgctcaataaacactcacaacgcccggtctgggcgaaaccgcgatcctatgaccgcgagtccgctgccctaaccactgggccattacgcctccacacgATAACACTATATACgataacatatatacatctcaGTCTACgataacactatatatacatcTCAGACTTCCagcaattaacaattgtaatttgaagttgaatggttaacagtaagaaagatgtccagatttcttaaaaaattattgtgcaaaatattctgagaaaaagtaTGTTTTCaccacaataaaacacacacacacacacacacacacacacacacacacacacacacacacaggtgtgtctgtggtaacttgagcaactacaaatagcagccaaatctctcttaaaacaccCTTTCACCAAAAGAAAGTcacagatttacagtatttcaggaaggaaaaaaaatactatGCGATGGGTCGGCTGTATCAGAAGCAACTCGTGGCtaaccaaaacacaaacaaacatacttctcattaaaagattatctactaaataatgttaataatgttgatggtatacttcgaagtttcattccctggtaaaactccatgtattttaaacattttctcattatgctcTAAGACATGAAGATTCTTCAGTCAGAGTAACCTCCCttagctaaagacctcaaaattCTGCGATCCGATCTCATTTTCGGggttatttttgtagttaaaAAGAGTTGTTGtgcaaaaaacattttatatagtaGCCGAAAGATTGCTGactcttttgatacctcatacctcaaaatcggcaactcagctTTCGAAtccataacaaacacacacacacacacacacacttttttatatatatagatatatagtgagagagagaaagagagacatacagacagacagagaaagagagaagatatgAGGGGTTTACTTCACTGGTGATATAAACAAATAGGTACGCTGtataagtgctataattggtcatccgttaggttccaagttcactgctgaggctggagctagggatccgtaGTTGGCTACCGAGGTAGCAGTTATACATTAGAGGAAAAAGGACAACgaaaccaaggcaggacgagcGTCTCAAgtcatttacaatatttaattagagtaaggtgaatttgaagtaatatatatatatatatatatatatataNNNNNNNNNNNNNNNNNNNNNNNNNNNNNNNNNNNNNNNNNNNNNNNNNNNNNNNNNNNNNNNNNNNNNNNNNNNNNNNNNNNNNNNNNNNNNNNNNNNNNNNNNNNNNNNNNNNNNNNNNNNNNNNNNNNNNNNNNNNNNNNNNNNNNNNNNNNNNNNNNNNNNNNNNNNNNNNNNNNNNNNNNNNNNNNNNNNNNNNNNNNNNNNNNNNNNNNNNNNNNNNNNNNNNNNNNNNNNNNNNNNNNNNNNNNNNNNNNNNNNNNNNNNNNNNNNNNNNNNNNNNNNNNNNNNNNNNNNNNNNNNNNNNNNNNNNNNNNNNNNNNNNNNNNNNNNNNNNNNNNNNNNNNNNNNNNNNNNNNNNNNNNNNNNNNNNNNNNNNNNNNNNNNNNNNNNNNNNNNNNNNNNNNNNNNNNNNNNNNNNNNNNNNNNNNNNNNNNNNNNNNNNNNNNNNNNNNNNNNNNNNNNNNNNNNNNNNNNNNNNNNNNNNNNNNNNNNNNNNNNNNNNNNNNNNNNNNNNNNNNNNNNNNNNNNNNNNNNNNNNNNNNNNNNNNNNNNNNNNNNNNNNNNNNNNNNNNNNNNNNNNNNNNNNNNNNNNNNNNNNNNNNNNNNNNNNNNNNNNNNNNNNNNNNNNNNNNNNNNNNNNNNNNNNNNNNNNNNNNNNNNNNNNNNNNNNNNNNNNNNNNNNNNNNNNNNNNNNNNNNNNNNNNNNNNNNNNNNNNNNNNNNNNNNNNNNNNNNNNNNNNNNNNNNNNNNNNNNNNNNNNNNNNNNNNNNNNNNNNNNNNNNNNNNNNNNNNNNNNNNNNNNNNNNNNNNNNNNNNNNNNNNNNNNNNNNNNNNNNNNNNNNNNNNNNNNNNNNNNNNNNNNNNNNNNNNNNNNNNNNNNNNNNNNNNNNNNNNNNNNNNNNNNNNNNNNNNNNNNNNNNNNNNNNNNNNNNNNNNNNNNNNNNNNNNNNNNNNNNNNNNNNNNNNNNNNNNNNNNNNNNNNNNNNNNNNNNNNNNNNNNNNNNNNNNNNNNNNNNNNNNNNNNNNNNNNNNNNNNNNNNNNNNNNNNNNNNNNNNNNNNNNNNNNNNNNNNNNNNNNNTGTCCAAACTAGAATAACTAGAATATTGTTATCATCTACATATCTACAGCATAGTATTACAGCTATAGAATGTTCATCTAGAGGTAACTCCccatacacaaccatacacatccACGCGCACACAGAGACGGGCACGCACACGTCAACAcgcacgtaaacacacgcacgcacgcacacacacacacacactcacacacacacacacacaccacgcatacacacatacatgcacaggtacacacgcacacaagcgcgcgcacatgTTGCCTCTACAAATTTCACCCCTTGTAATTATCCGTCTCCTGCCGCGTGTTTGCTCTgctttgtttcaacacacgaattcacatccaGTAtcatgcaaaccaaatacaaaatgaagtgtgtgtgtgtgtgtgtgtgtgtgtgtgtgtgcacgtgcgtctGTTATGCATGCTGTAAGTATGCATTGAACTTGCATAAGCTGATGAAGCCCAACATTCATTGaatttatgtcatcatcatcatcaactaggaagaaatgaaaagtaaagccaacagtggcaagatttgaattcagaacataacaaAATATCGCAAGCTACACTAATGGTTCTGTCATACCAGCACTCTctaccaaataaataaaatacagctgAATTCGCTCAAGAAGAATGACTTTCTCTCGTGGATATCGTCTGAAACTTTTGCTTTAGTCTATCTCATCATTTGTTAGTCTGAAGAGGTATTTGGTACTGGCATGTGCAGAGGAAAATTCCTCAGAGCAATCCAGTTCTTGAAACGATTGAGTCAATAATGTGGAATTTGGAGGGGTCAATGGTTTAGGGAATTGAATTAGTGAAGGAGACAAGCGTACCGAATCTTTagcataagaaatatttattgttattgttgcgaTAGACGAGGCAGCGGTTGATATAAGCTGACAGTAGATAAATAACCAGAAAGTGtcacaaaataatatttctctcttcttctttctagGTGACTATAGACGTTTCTGGTGCGGTAGTGCCCATTGTATCCCGTGCTTTATAAGATACCCGAGCTGCAACGGCAAACCCAACGGTAGGAACGCAATTCCTCATCTTCGGTGGGCATCTTCTTTCATTGTGTGCCAGGATGACCGACTATTGACGTCAGCTGAGTGTCCATCAACGAACGGAAGACCGACTGTTTTTTCTCCTTATCAAAGGGATTGTGTTAGTGTGTATTCTATGCCTTCAGTCTTTGGTCGAAAACCTATTTCCTgctcaaacaaacaaaatggattCTACGCAGACGTTTCAAGTTGCACACGTTTCTATGAGTGTTCAAAccaaaaaattattaacaaattcAATTGCCAATCAAACATGATCTTTGATGAACAGATATCGACATGTATGCACCCCGAACAAAGTTGCTCTAAATGTGGCACAAAGTCCAATTGCTGAGATTTTTCTTTAAATgccatacataactatataacaCATTGTATATGTTtggaaaacaaacatatacaaaaagactATTAAACcttaaattctttcattttcccaaataaaattcaaagatatatatatatatatatatatataatttgttttaatgcATTGTAATTGGTTGGATTAAGTTTGATGAATAATAACCACTGCATTGTTTTATTCCTGTCGGATTCGACCATACCTTTCATCTCTCTAGGGCTTAAAATGAAGTAACAGTAAAACACCAAGCCCATTTCAATCAATTAACCCTCAACTTACAAAATTGTGGCCTTGTGCAAATGTAAGATatcatattgtaatatatttcagaACATAACTGCGAACTAACAATAAATTTTAGGTCGCTATGATGATATATTGTAACATATCTACACTTTGGtgttttaaatatatcaacactgCAACTCTACCTATTgcctttggtttttatttttctttcaaagtttTATCAGACTTTTGGTTGTGGTTGTTATTTCACATCTTTTATGTAGCTAATACGTTTCAAACAGTAAAAACGAAACAAAttctcaactttttttttaagtcttcAACTTCCGTTTAGTATGTGTGAAAAGGACTCAAGAAACCAAGGAAATACTAGAATATGCTaaatgaagacaaaagaaaaccaaagggagtaaaagaaaagtgaaagaatagaGGAAAAGGTGTCCAGAAATATGAGGGAAGTAGCGAGAGGGAGAGTAATctaaatgaaaagagagagagcggaagagagatgagggggggggggttaaatcAAAGATTGTGAAAGATAATGCgagagaaaagtgaaaatagtgtgaaagagagagaagagaattaaagaaggaagagaatgagataaaatggaagaaaaaaaaatgagggagGAAGTTGCGTGGAACAACAAACTATGTatatgacagagaaagaaagaaagtgcgagagagagagagagagagggagagagagagagagagagagagagagagagcgagagcgagcgagagacagacagacagacagagaagaagcgaaaagaaaagaaaacacaaaacaacGATTAGCCGGTAAGACTGAAAAAAGCAAAGACAGGAGAGATACAAATGGTCACACAGAGATTGGAAAGATAAGACAGACAACAATGTCGGAAAGGAAGAGAAACTAGGAACGAAGGTAGTCAGATACAAAGATAAGGAAAGGAAAACTGTGTCGATGGAAGAGAAtcttataatgataattatatgttgatttgtatatatgcaacCGAAACCACTTTTTTCTATTAGCTTCTTAAACTAAACAAGTCAAACTGTAGAAATTTTCATTACGAATAATTTCGAGAACAAAGCAAGATCTTCGAAACGAAATTGCAAAATTAAACCAAATCCTTTAAATCTTTAGTTTAACGCTATCTCAACTGAGCTTTTCAGACTCGCTGCGAAAGACCTCAAAAATTTTAGACATCtatccatttatacatacgtgGAAACTACATTACTACATTTTATTTTCCGGGatgagattcgaaaccgaatctaagaattctcgcTCGCCATTGGCTGACCAGGCGGGAAAAATTTCTTGGTCCTGTCAAAAGTGATGGATAAGTTTCCACCCGACCACCGACCTGGCCGTGTCACAGAAAGTTCAGA from the Octopus bimaculoides isolate UCB-OBI-ISO-001 chromosome 11, ASM119413v2, whole genome shotgun sequence genome contains:
- the LOC106878962 gene encoding uncharacterized protein LOC106878962 isoform X2, with product MYTSFTLYRKWRERLGDSFQPKRYQCHNQQIYSTKTKTCVSANEAIGECTSVFKRTTEVSNPEEYCRNNPHAFLPHPDSCALYYNCSQTRSVQLFLDTYVNECPYMQLFSEKTLSCQHYSRVRCDQRKEPKDVCDYRRFWCGSAHCIPCFIRYPSCNGKPNGRNAIPHLRWASSFIVCQDDRLLTSAECPSTNGRPTVFSPYQRDCVSVYSMPSVFGRKPISCSNKQNGFYADVSSCTRFYECSNQKIINKFNCQSNMIFDEQISTCMHPEQSCSKCGTKSNC